One genomic region from Quercus robur chromosome 4, dhQueRobu3.1, whole genome shotgun sequence encodes:
- the LOC126721402 gene encoding uncharacterized protein LOC126721402, protein MRMRGIVIRDITLKWISPKEPARLEAKKLMTLSTVVTCWRNHKSRLKKKYFLRIGNRVRAPKNVIPKDYEALVEYWNLPKMKDLVLKNKSSRSKQKNLHTPSSKSYASYAEEMVTMLGHPVERAIVYLKLHTCKDDTPVNPEVANNIEKINELLGEPSNHLHSTYLIGSIKWASNDIFAQVFGNEHNGHVWGVGFGLTPSRQTAKNTTASAQIRSQERDAKVTQLKSQVTFLIEKMARYENLEE, encoded by the exons ATGAGAATGAGAGGTATAGTTATACGTGACATTACG TTAAAATGGATTTCGCCTAAAGAACCTGCTCGTTTGGAGGCAAAGAAGCTAATGACATTGTCAACAGTTGTGACGTGTTGGAGGAACCACAAGTCTAGGTTGAAGAAGAAGTATTTTCTAAGAATAGGAAATAGAGTACGAGCACCTAAAAATGTAATTCCTAAAGATTATGAAGCCCTTGTTGAGTATTGGaatttaccaaaaatgaaa GATCTAGTTTTGAAGAACAAGAGCAGTCGTTCCAAGCAAAAGAATTTACATACTCCTAGTTCAAAAAGCTATGCTTCGTATGCAGAAGAAATG GTAACAATGCTTGGGCACCCCGTAGAGCGTGCAATAGTATACCTGAAACTCCATACTTGTAAAGATGATACTCCTGTTAACCCTGAAGTAGCAAACAACATT GAAAAAATCAACGAACTATTGGGTGAGCCCTCAAATCATCTACATTCAACTTACCTCATTGGTAGTATTAAATGGGCATCAAATGATATATTTGCTCAAGTGTTTGGTAATGAACACAATGGTCATGTTTGGGGTGTGGGATTTGGCCTAACCCCAAGTAGACAGACTGCTAAGAATACTACTGCAAGTGCTCAAATAAGAAGCCAAGAAAGGGATGCTAAAGTGACTCAGTTGAAGAGTCAAGTGACTTTTTTGATAGAGAAAATGGCTCGCTATGAGAACTTGGAGGAGTGA